The DNA sequence CGGAAATTGGCGTTCAGGCCAGTATTGTCGGACAGGAAGGTAGTTATCAATTGCTGTTGACCGGTCCGACCGGCGCAACTCGGGAGCTGGAAATTACCGCCACTGAGGGAGCCAGCCCCGGCCTTGCGAACTTCACCTTCAACGAGTCTGCCCAGAATTTCGCCCAGCAACAGGAAGGGCTGGACGCAATCGTACGGGTGAATGGTCTTCAGGTGACCCGGAACAGCAATGTGATCACAGACGTGATTGAAGGCGTCGAGTTCGAACTGTTCAACAGCAGCGCCACTGAAGAAATCAGTATCAACGTCACTGAGGATCGCAGTCTGGCGGAGCAGGCCATTCGCGACTTTGTGGATGCCTACAATACCTTTTACACCGAAACCAATCGTCTGATCTCCAGAGACGAGGGCGAAGATGGAAAGGGCAGCCTGAGCAATGATCCCCTGGCCGGCAACATGTTACGGACTATTCGCAGCATGATCGGTAGTGCCATGCCCGGTATCGACAGTGACTTCAACTCGCTCGCCACCATTGGCATTCGGACGAAGATCGATGGCACCCTGGAAATTGCCGATGACGGCGAAGCCACGGATTTCGATGAGACGATAAGCAACAATTTTGAGCAGGTCCGGAATCTGTTTGTCCCGAATACCGAATCCAGCGACTCAAAAGTCAACGTAACGGCATTCGGCAGCCGGACACAGCCGGGCAGCTATGCCGTTGAAATCACCCAGGAAGCGACCAAGGGGATACTGACCGCCGATCCGGTGGCGTTGGCGTTTCCGCTCGATACCACCGGCAAGGATTACAGTTTTGCGGTCAAGGTGGATGGCAAGCAGTCGGCGACCATTACTCTGCCAGATGGGAAAACCTACGCTTCCGGAGCGGAGCTGGCCGAAGATTTTCAGACGTTGATCAATGCGGACTCCACGCTTAAAGACGGATTCGCCAAGGTCAATGTCAGCTATAACACCACCACCGGTGCACTGGAGTTCCAGTCCGATAGCTACGGTGCGATCAGCAATGTGGAGTTTACCGCTGTGGGCGCTGACATGGCCGATCTCGGGGTTGCGGTCGGTGTCGGAACCGCCGGGCAGGATGTGGCAGGCACTGTGGATGGCGAAGCCGCGTTCGGGTTTGGCAATGTTCTGCGCCCGGCGATTGGTTCACCCGCCGAGGGCTTGAGTATG is a window from the Marinimicrobium koreense genome containing:
- the fliD gene encoding flagellar filament capping protein FliD, with product MVERVGSNIINQLGSGSGIDTQNIVDQLVELERLPEDRRLDQREERIEAQISGLGLLRSAVDELEGAMTPLANADTFDAKQASISDTSLMAVNKLNPEAVPGNYRIKVEQVAQSQSLASGTYASLDSAVGEGSLTIRFGDWASDLSTFTADADATGATIEIDQSNNSLSGLRDAINDSEIGVQASIVGQEGSYQLLLTGPTGATRELEITATEGASPGLANFTFNESAQNFAQQQEGLDAIVRVNGLQVTRNSNVITDVIEGVEFELFNSSATEEISINVTEDRSLAEQAIRDFVDAYNTFYTETNRLISRDEGEDGKGSLSNDPLAGNMLRTIRSMIGSAMPGIDSDFNSLATIGIRTKIDGTLEIADDGEATDFDETISNNFEQVRNLFVPNTESSDSKVNVTAFGSRTQPGSYAVEITQEATKGILTADPVALAFPLDTTGKDYSFAVKVDGKQSATITLPDGKTYASGAELAEDFQTLINADSTLKDGFAKVNVSYNTTTGALEFQSDSYGAISNVEFTAVGADMADLGVAVGVGTAGQDVAGTVDGEAAFGFGNVLRPAIGSPAEGLSMTIAPGATSATVGFSRGLGGMLTGIVDSYVRNSGLISQRETNLREDKSDIADAREALDRRSEAFRARQEAQFRAMEQIVRSLNSTGDFLEGINDRLPFTAPPR